Proteins encoded within one genomic window of Burkholderiaceae bacterium:
- a CDS encoding DNA-directed RNA polymerase beta subunit: protein MAQTSTYSFTERKRIRKNFGSRDSVLQVPYLLQMQKDAYTAFLQADVAPTRRTNDGLQAAFLAAFPIVSHNGYVEMKYLEYNLAKPGFDVRECQTRGLTYASAVRARVQLIIYDRESSTPQSKVVKEVKEQEVYMGEVPLMTDKGSFIINGTERVIVSQLHRSPGVFFEHDKGKTHSSGKLLFSARIIPYRGSWLDFEFDPKDMLYFRVDRRRKMPVTILLKAIGLNPESILANFFVNDNFRLMDSGAQMEFVAERLRGEVARFDITDKSGKVIVAKDKRVTARHTRELEQSETTHISVPEDFLVGRVVARNMVDAETGEIIARANDELTEALLKKLRAAGVQELQCIYTNELDQGAYISQTLRIDEAADEFAARVAIYRMMRPGEPPTEDAVQALFQRLFYNPDTYDLSRVGRMKFNAKMGRAESTGPMVLTNEDILAVVKILVDLRNGHGEVDDIDHLGNRRVRCVGELAENQYRTGLARIEKAVKERLGQAEQDPLMPHDLINSKPISAALKEFFGASQLSQFMDQTNPLAEITHKRRVSALGPGGLTRERAGFEVRDVHVTHYGRVCPIETPEGPNIGLINSLALYARLNEYGFIETPYRRVVDKQVTNEIDYLSAIEESKYVIAQANAALDRDGRLTGDLVSAREAGESILCSPERVQYMDVSPAQIVSVAASLVPFLEHDDANRALMGANMSRQAVPVLRPEKPLVGTGIERVAAIDSGTVVTATRGGIVDHVDATRIVVRVNDDEAVAGEVGVDIYNLIKYQRSNQNTNIHQRPIVKRGDKLAKGDVIADGASTDLGEIAIGQNMLIAFMPWNGYNFEDSILISERVVADDRYTSIHIEELVVMARDTKLGAEEITRDIPNLAEQQLNRLDESGIIYVGAEVMPGDTLVGKVTPKGETTLTPEEKLLRAIFGEKASDVKDTSLRVDQGSQGTVIDVQVFTREGIVRDKRAQQIIDDELKRFRLDLNDQLRIVEADAFARIEKLLVGRLANGGPQRLAKGTKIDAAYLASVEKFHWFDIRPAEDDVAAQLESVKNSLEQTRHSFDLAFEEKRKKLTQGDELPAGVLKMVKVYLAVKRRLQPGDKMAGRHGNKGVVSKIVPIEDMPYMADGTPCDVVLNPLGVPSRMNVGQVLEVHLGWAAKGIGQCIGDMLQRQAQSAELRRYLDQVYNAYGRKEDLAKLSDAEVREMAENLTGGIPFATPVFDGASEDEIRAMLQFAYPDESAARKGLTATRTQARLYDGRTGDPFERPTTIGYMHFLKLHHLVDDKMHARSTGPYSLVTQQPLGGKAQFGGQRFGEMEVWALESYGAAYTLQEMLTVKSDDVQGRTKVYESIVKGEHAIEAGMPESFNVLVKEIRSLGLDIELERS from the coding sequence ATGGCCCAGACATCCACCTACAGCTTCACCGAACGCAAGCGCATCCGCAAGAACTTCGGCAGCCGCGACAGCGTGCTGCAAGTGCCCTATCTGCTGCAGATGCAGAAGGACGCGTACACCGCGTTCCTGCAAGCCGACGTTGCGCCGACCCGGCGCACGAACGACGGCCTGCAGGCCGCGTTCCTCGCGGCGTTCCCGATCGTTTCGCACAACGGCTACGTCGAGATGAAGTACCTCGAGTACAACCTGGCGAAACCCGGCTTCGACGTGCGCGAGTGCCAGACGCGCGGCCTGACCTATGCCTCCGCGGTGCGCGCCAGGGTGCAGCTGATCATCTACGACCGCGAGTCCTCGACGCCGCAGTCCAAGGTGGTCAAGGAAGTGAAGGAGCAGGAGGTCTACATGGGCGAGGTGCCGCTGATGACCGACAAGGGCTCGTTCATCATCAACGGCACCGAGCGCGTGATCGTGTCGCAGCTGCACCGCTCGCCGGGAGTGTTCTTCGAGCATGACAAGGGCAAGACGCACAGCTCGGGCAAGCTGCTGTTCTCGGCCCGCATCATTCCGTATCGCGGCTCGTGGCTGGACTTCGAGTTCGACCCGAAGGACATGCTGTATTTCCGGGTCGATCGCCGGCGCAAGATGCCGGTGACGATCCTGCTGAAGGCGATCGGGCTCAACCCCGAGTCGATCCTGGCGAACTTCTTCGTCAACGACAACTTCCGCCTGATGGACAGCGGCGCGCAGATGGAGTTCGTCGCGGAGCGGCTGCGCGGCGAGGTCGCGCGCTTCGACATCACCGACAAGTCGGGCAAGGTGATCGTCGCGAAGGACAAGCGGGTGACCGCGCGCCACACGCGCGAGCTGGAGCAGTCGGAGACCACGCACATCAGCGTGCCCGAGGACTTTCTTGTAGGCCGCGTGGTCGCGCGCAACATGGTCGACGCCGAGACCGGCGAGATCATCGCCCGCGCGAACGACGAGCTGACCGAGGCCCTGCTGAAGAAACTGCGCGCCGCCGGCGTGCAGGAGCTGCAGTGCATTTACACGAACGAACTGGACCAGGGCGCGTACATCTCGCAGACGCTGCGCATCGACGAGGCGGCCGACGAATTCGCCGCGCGCGTCGCGATCTACCGCATGATGCGCCCGGGCGAGCCGCCGACCGAGGACGCGGTGCAGGCGCTGTTCCAGCGGTTGTTCTACAACCCCGACACCTATGACCTGTCGCGCGTCGGGCGCATGAAGTTCAATGCCAAGATGGGCCGCGCCGAATCGACCGGCCCGATGGTGCTGACGAACGAGGACATCCTGGCGGTGGTCAAGATCCTGGTCGATCTGCGCAACGGCCATGGCGAGGTCGACGACATCGACCACCTGGGCAACCGCCGCGTTCGCTGCGTCGGCGAACTGGCCGAGAACCAGTACCGCACCGGCCTGGCGCGCATCGAGAAGGCGGTGAAGGAGCGGCTCGGCCAGGCCGAGCAGGACCCGCTGATGCCGCACGACCTGATCAACTCCAAGCCGATTTCCGCGGCGCTGAAGGAGTTCTTCGGCGCGTCGCAGCTGTCGCAGTTCATGGACCAGACCAATCCGCTGGCCGAGATCACGCACAAGCGCCGCGTCTCGGCGCTGGGGCCGGGCGGCCTCACGCGCGAGCGCGCCGGCTTCGAGGTGCGCGACGTGCACGTCACGCATTACGGCCGCGTGTGCCCGATCGAGACACCGGAAGGCCCGAACATCGGCCTGATCAATTCGCTGGCGCTCTATGCCCGGCTGAACGAGTACGGCTTCATCGAGACCCCGTACCGCCGCGTGGTGGACAAGCAGGTCACGAATGAGATCGACTATCTGTCGGCGATCGAGGAAAGCAAATACGTGATCGCGCAGGCGAACGCCGCGCTGGACCGGGACGGCCGCCTCACCGGCGATCTGGTCTCCGCGCGCGAAGCCGGCGAATCGATCCTGTGCAGTCCGGAGCGCGTCCAGTACATGGACGTGTCGCCGGCACAGATCGTGTCGGTGGCCGCGTCGCTGGTGCCGTTCCTGGAACACGACGACGCCAACCGTGCGCTGATGGGCGCGAACATGTCGCGTCAGGCGGTGCCGGTGCTGCGTCCGGAAAAGCCGCTGGTCGGCACCGGCATCGAGCGCGTCGCCGCGATCGACTCGGGCACGGTGGTCACCGCGACCCGCGGCGGCATCGTCGACCATGTCGACGCGACCCGCATCGTGGTGCGGGTCAACGACGACGAGGCGGTGGCCGGCGAGGTCGGCGTCGACATCTACAACCTGATCAAGTACCAGCGCTCGAACCAGAACACCAATATCCACCAGCGTCCGATCGTCAAGCGTGGCGACAAGCTGGCCAAGGGCGACGTGATCGCCGACGGCGCGTCGACCGACCTCGGCGAGATCGCGATCGGCCAGAACATGCTGATCGCGTTCATGCCGTGGAACGGCTACAACTTCGAGGACTCGATCCTGATCAGCGAGCGCGTGGTCGCCGACGACCGCTATACCTCGATCCACATCGAGGAACTGGTCGTGATGGCGCGTGACACCAAGCTCGGCGCCGAGGAGATCACGCGCGACATCCCGAACCTGGCGGAGCAGCAGCTCAATCGCCTCGACGAGTCCGGCATCATCTACGTCGGCGCCGAGGTGATGCCCGGCGACACGCTGGTCGGCAAGGTCACGCCCAAGGGCGAGACCACGCTGACGCCCGAGGAGAAGCTGCTGCGCGCGATCTTCGGCGAGAAGGCTTCGGACGTGAAGGACACGTCGTTGCGCGTGGACCAGGGCTCGCAGGGCACGGTGATCGACGTGCAGGTGTTCACGCGCGAGGGCATCGTGCGCGACAAGCGCGCGCAGCAGATCATCGACGACGAACTCAAGCGCTTCCGGCTCGACCTGAACGACCAGCTGCGCATCGTCGAGGCCGACGCGTTCGCCCGCATCGAGAAGCTGCTGGTTGGCCGGCTCGCGAACGGCGGGCCGCAACGCCTGGCCAAGGGCACGAAGATCGACGCCGCGTACCTGGCGTCGGTCGAGAAGTTCCACTGGTTCGACATCCGTCCGGCCGAGGACGATGTCGCGGCGCAGCTCGAGAGCGTGAAGAATTCGCTCGAGCAGACGCGCCACAGCTTCGACCTCGCGTTCGAGGAAAAGCGCAAGAAGCTCACTCAGGGCGACGAACTGCCGGCCGGCGTGCTGAAGATGGTCAAGGTCTACCTGGCGGTGAAGCGCCGGCTGCAGCCGGGCGACAAGATGGCCGGGCGCCACGGCAACAAGGGCGTGGTCTCGAAGATCGTTCCGATCGAGGACATGCCGTACATGGCCGACGGCACGCCCTGCGACGTGGTGCTCAATCCGCTCGGCGTGCCGTCGCGGATGAACGTTGGGCAGGTGCTCGAAGTGCATCTCGGCTGGGCGGCGAAGGGCATCGGCCAGTGCATCGGCGACATGCTGCAGCGCCAGGCCCAGAGCGCCGAGCTGCGCAGGTATCTGGACCAGGTATACAACGCGTACGGCCGCAAGGAGGACCTGGCCAAGCTGTCGGACGCGGAAGTGCGGGAGATGGCGGAAAACCTGACCGGCGGCATTCCATTCGCGACGCCGGTGTTCGACGGCGCGTCGGAAGACGAGATCCGCGCGATGCTGCAGTTCGCCTATCCGGACGAGAGCGCCGCGCGCAAGGGTCTGACGGCGACGCGCACCCAGGCGCGGCTGTACGACGGCCGCACCGGCGACCCGTTCGAGCGCCCGACTACGATCGGCTACATGCACTTCCTGAAGCTGCACCACCTGGTCGACGACAAGATGCATGCGCGCTCGACCGGCCCGTACTCGCTGGTCACGCAGCAGCCGCTCGGCGGCAAGGCGCAGTTCGGCGGCCAGCGCTTCGGCGAGATGGAGGTCTGGGCGCTCGAGTCGTACGGTGCCGCTTACACGCTGCAGGAAATGCTGACCGTGAAGTCCGACGACGTACAGGGCCGCACCAAGGTGTACGAATCGATCGTCAAAGGCGAGCACGCGATCGAGGCCGGCATGCCGGAATCGTTCAACGTGCTGGTCAAGGAGATCCGCTCGCTCGGCCTCGACATCGAACTGGAGCGTTCGTAA
- a CDS encoding LSU ribosomal protein L7p/L12p (P1/P2), protein MAFDKDAFLTALDSMTVIELNDLVKAIEEKFGVSAAAMAAPAAGGGGAAAPAAEEQTEFNVMLLETGANKVSVIKAVREITGLGLKEAKDLVDGAPKAVKEGIAKADAEAAKKKLEDAGAKVELK, encoded by the coding sequence ATGGCATTCGATAAAGACGCATTTCTGACCGCGCTCGACAGCATGACGGTCATCGAGCTCAACGACCTGGTGAAGGCCATCGAAGAGAAATTCGGCGTGAGCGCCGCGGCGATGGCGGCTCCGGCCGCAGGCGGCGGCGGCGCGGCGGCGCCGGCGGCGGAGGAACAAACCGAATTCAACGTGATGCTGCTGGAAACCGGCGCGAACAAGGTGTCGGTGATCAAGGCGGTGCGCGAGATCACCGGCCTGGGCCTGAAGGAAGCGAAGGATCTGGTCGACGGCGCGCCGAAGGCGGTCAAGGAAGGCATTGCGAAGGCCGACGCCGAAGCCGCGAAGAAGAAGCTCGAGGACGCCGGCGCCAAGGTCGAACTCAAGTAA
- a CDS encoding LSU ribosomal protein L10p (P0), whose translation MSLSRSEKETVIKEVTDLASTAQTLVMAEYRGITVADMTRLRSNARGNGVALSVLKNTLARRAVAGSAFEVVSDQMTGPLIYGFSADAVAAARVVAEFAKTNDKLVIRGGASSGKALDVAGVKQLASIPSKDVLLAQLLGLMQSPVSRMARVLAALAEQRGVGQAAEAAA comes from the coding sequence TTGAGTCTCAGTCGCAGTGAGAAGGAAACGGTCATCAAGGAAGTGACCGATCTTGCCTCTACCGCCCAAACGCTGGTGATGGCGGAATACCGCGGCATCACGGTTGCGGACATGACCCGCTTGCGCAGCAACGCGCGCGGCAATGGTGTTGCCTTGAGCGTGTTGAAGAACACGCTGGCACGCCGTGCCGTTGCCGGCAGCGCATTCGAAGTCGTGTCGGATCAGATGACCGGCCCGCTGATCTACGGCTTCTCCGCCGATGCAGTGGCCGCCGCCCGCGTGGTGGCCGAATTCGCGAAAACCAACGACAAGCTGGTGATTCGCGGCGGCGCATCGAGCGGGAAGGCGCTGGACGTCGCAGGCGTGAAGCAGCTCGCCAGCATTCCGTCGAAGGATGTGCTGCTGGCGCAGTTGCTGGGCTTGATGCAATCACCTGTGTCGCGCATGGCCCGTGTGTTGGCCGCGCTCGCGGAGCAACGGGGCGTCGGCCAAGCTGCCGAGGCAGCGGCCTGA
- a CDS encoding LSU ribosomal protein L1p (L10Ae) — MPKLTKREKTYEGKVDSGKLYPLADALALVKACATAKFDESIDVAVQLGIDAKKSDQVVRGAVVMPAGTGKTKRVAVFAQGPKAEEAKAAGADIVGMDDLAAQVKAGNMPFDVVIAAPDAMRVVGTLGQILGPRGLMPNPKVGTVTPDVATAVKNAKAGQVQFRVDKAGIVHSTIGRRSFDADKLQQNLQALVEALTKAKPAASKGVYLRKIAVSSTMGVGVRVDTQTLSG; from the coding sequence ATGCCTAAGCTCACGAAACGTGAAAAGACCTACGAAGGCAAGGTCGACAGCGGCAAGCTGTACCCGCTCGCCGATGCGCTCGCGCTGGTCAAGGCCTGCGCCACCGCGAAGTTCGACGAGTCGATCGACGTGGCGGTGCAACTCGGCATCGACGCGAAGAAGTCCGACCAGGTGGTGCGCGGAGCGGTGGTGATGCCGGCCGGCACCGGCAAGACCAAGCGGGTCGCGGTGTTTGCGCAAGGCCCGAAGGCCGAGGAGGCGAAGGCTGCCGGCGCCGACATCGTCGGCATGGACGATCTGGCCGCGCAGGTAAAGGCCGGCAACATGCCGTTCGACGTCGTGATTGCCGCGCCGGATGCGATGCGCGTGGTCGGCACGCTGGGCCAGATCCTGGGGCCCCGCGGGCTGATGCCGAATCCGAAAGTCGGCACCGTGACGCCTGACGTCGCCACTGCGGTGAAGAATGCGAAGGCGGGCCAGGTTCAGTTCCGGGTTGACAAGGCCGGCATCGTGCATTCGACCATCGGCCGTCGCTCGTTCGACGCCGACAAGCTGCAGCAGAACCTGCAGGCGCTGGTCGAGGCGCTGACCAAGGCCAAGCCGGCGGCGAGCAAGGGGGTTTATCTGAGGAAGATCGCGGTGTCGTCGACGATGGGTGTCGGTGTCCGGGTGGACACGCAGACCCTGTCGGGCTGA
- a CDS encoding LSU ribosomal protein L11p (L12e), whose translation MAKKIVGFVKLQVPAGKANPSPPIGPALGQRGLNIMEFCKAFNAQTQGVEPGLPLPVVITAYADKSFTFIIKTPPSTILIKKAVKIDKGSARPQSDKVGKITRAQLEEIAKTKLKDMTAADLDAAVRTIAGSARSMGVTVEGV comes from the coding sequence ATGGCGAAGAAGATCGTCGGTTTTGTCAAGCTGCAAGTGCCAGCGGGCAAGGCCAACCCGTCGCCCCCGATCGGCCCGGCACTGGGCCAGCGTGGGCTGAACATCATGGAGTTCTGCAAGGCGTTCAACGCGCAGACTCAAGGGGTCGAGCCCGGGTTGCCGCTGCCGGTGGTGATCACCGCCTACGCCGACAAGAGCTTCACCTTCATCATCAAGACGCCGCCATCGACGATCCTGATCAAGAAGGCGGTGAAGATCGACAAGGGGTCGGCGCGACCGCAGAGCGACAAGGTTGGCAAGATCACGCGCGCGCAACTCGAAGAGATCGCGAAGACCAAGCTGAAGGACATGACCGCGGCCGATCTGGACGCCGCGGTGCGCACGATCGCAGGCTCGGCCCGGTCCATGGGCGTGACGGTGGAGGGCGTGTGA
- a CDS encoding Transcription antitermination protein NusG, with protein MTEIIETLGPQVTTAPAHPDMHWYIVHAYSGMEKAVARNIAERVNRSDMGPKFGRILVPTEEVVEVKNGQKKTAERRLFPGYVFVEMVMDDESWHLVKHTNKVTGFVGGAKNRPAPISDGEVQKIVDQMQEGTEKPRHKVEFEVGEYVRVKEGPFTDFNGSVEDVNYEKSKVRVSVTIFGRATPVELEFSQIEKT; from the coding sequence ATGACGGAAATCATCGAGACCCTGGGGCCGCAGGTCACGACGGCGCCGGCGCATCCCGACATGCACTGGTACATCGTGCACGCGTATTCGGGCATGGAAAAGGCGGTCGCGCGCAACATCGCCGAGCGCGTCAACCGCAGCGACATGGGCCCGAAGTTCGGGCGCATCCTGGTCCCGACCGAAGAGGTGGTCGAGGTCAAGAACGGGCAGAAGAAGACCGCCGAGCGCCGCCTGTTCCCGGGCTATGTGTTCGTCGAAATGGTGATGGACGACGAGAGCTGGCACCTGGTCAAGCACACGAACAAGGTCACCGGTTTCGTCGGCGGCGCGAAGAACCGCCCGGCGCCGATCTCCGACGGCGAGGTGCAGAAGATCGTCGACCAGATGCAGGAAGGCACCGAGAAGCCGCGGCACAAGGTCGAATTCGAGGTCGGCGAGTACGTGCGGGTCAAGGAAGGCCCGTTCACCGATTTCAACGGCTCGGTGGAAGACGTCAATTACGAAAAGAGCAAGGTGCGGGTGTCGGTCACGATCTTTGGTCGCGCCACGCCGGTGGAACTGGAGTTCAGCCAGATCGAGAAAACATGA
- a CDS encoding Protein translocase subunit SecE, whose protein sequence is MNLQQLHSQEQILNMATSQVETVSTGADKIKLAVAALLLVAALAAYYLLGAKGALIQWAALLICLAVAVVVFLVSESGKRLVAFGRDSWREVRKVVWPTRKEAIQMTLYVAAFVVIMALFLWLSDKTLEWVFYNLILGWKK, encoded by the coding sequence ATGAATTTGCAGCAGCTGCACTCGCAGGAACAAATCCTGAACATGGCTACGTCACAAGTCGAAACCGTCAGCACGGGCGCGGACAAGATCAAGCTCGCGGTTGCGGCGTTGCTGCTGGTCGCCGCGCTGGCGGCTTATTACCTGCTCGGCGCCAAGGGTGCGCTGATCCAGTGGGCCGCGCTGCTGATCTGCCTCGCCGTGGCGGTCGTCGTGTTCCTGGTTTCCGAGTCCGGCAAGCGTCTGGTCGCGTTCGGGCGCGATTCCTGGCGTGAGGTGCGCAAGGTGGTGTGGCCGACGCGCAAGGAGGCGATCCAGATGACGCTTTACGTGGCCGCGTTCGTCGTGATCATGGCGCTGTTTCTCTGGCTCTCCGACAAGACCCTCGAGTGGGTGTTTTACAACCTGATTCTGGGGTGGAAGAAGTAA
- a CDS encoding Translation elongation factor Tu, translating into MAKEKFSRTKPHVNVGTIGHVDHGKTTLTAAIATVLSAKFGGAAKSYDQIDNAPEEKARGITINTSHVEYETANRHYAHVDCPGHADYVKNMITGAAQMDGAILVVSAADGPMPQTREHILLARQVGVPYIIVFLNKCDMVDDAELLELVEMEVRELLSKYEFPGDDTPIIKGSAKLALEGDKGELGEKAIMNLVDAMDSYFPTPERAIDGAFLMPVEDVFSISGRGTVVTGRVERGVVKVGEEIEIVGIRPTVKTTCTGVEMFRKLLDQGQAGDNVGILLRGTKREEVERGQVLCKPGSIKPHTHFTAEVYVLSKDEGGRHTPFFNNYRPQFYFRTTDVTGAIELPGDKEMVMPGDNVTITVKLINPIAMQEGLRFAIREGGKTVGSGVVVKIME; encoded by the coding sequence ATGGCGAAGGAAAAATTTAGTCGAACCAAGCCGCACGTGAACGTGGGCACGATTGGTCACGTGGACCATGGCAAGACCACGCTGACGGCGGCCATAGCCACCGTGCTGTCGGCCAAATTCGGCGGTGCGGCCAAGAGCTACGACCAGATCGACAACGCGCCCGAGGAGAAAGCGCGCGGCATCACCATCAACACCTCGCACGTCGAATACGAGACCGCCAACCGCCACTACGCACACGTGGACTGCCCCGGCCACGCCGACTACGTCAAGAACATGATCACCGGCGCGGCGCAAATGGACGGCGCCATCCTGGTCGTCTCCGCCGCCGACGGCCCGATGCCCCAGACCCGAGAGCACATCCTGCTGGCGCGCCAGGTCGGCGTGCCCTACATCATCGTGTTTCTGAACAAATGCGACATGGTCGACGACGCCGAACTGCTGGAGCTCGTCGAGATGGAAGTGCGCGAACTGCTGTCCAAGTACGAATTCCCCGGCGACGACACCCCGATCATCAAGGGCAGCGCCAAGCTCGCCTTGGAAGGCGACAAGGGCGAGTTGGGCGAGAAGGCCATCATGAACCTGGTCGACGCCATGGACAGCTACTTCCCCACCCCTGAGCGCGCCATCGACGGCGCCTTCCTGATGCCGGTGGAAGACGTGTTCTCCATCTCCGGGCGCGGCACCGTGGTCACCGGCCGCGTCGAGCGCGGCGTCGTCAAGGTCGGCGAAGAAATCGAAATCGTCGGCATCCGCCCCACGGTCAAGACCACCTGCACTGGTGTCGAGATGTTCAGGAAGCTCCTGGACCAGGGCCAGGCCGGCGACAACGTCGGCATCCTGTTGCGCGGCACCAAGCGCGAGGAAGTCGAGCGCGGCCAGGTCCTGTGCAAGCCAGGCTCGATCAAGCCGCACACCCACTTCACCGCCGAAGTCTATGTCCTGTCCAAGGACGAAGGCGGGCGCCACACCCCGTTCTTCAACAACTACCGGCCCCAGTTCTACTTTCGCACCACCGACGTGACCGGCGCGATCGAGCTGCCCGGGGACAAGGAGATGGTGATGCCCGGCGACAACGTGACGATCACCGTGAAACTCATCAACCCCATCGCCATGCAAGAGGGCTTGCGCTTTGCGATCCGCGAAGGCGGCAAGACCGTGGGCTCGGGCGTCGTGGTCAAGATCATGGAGTGA
- a CDS encoding Uracil-DNA glycosylase, family 1 translates to MLEEIEHSGRPAARLQRWEPGRWAVADDWRGLVDGFLASAAGRQLAHFVQRRIAAGVVVYPPQPLRALELTALAAVRVVILGQDPYHGPGQAEGLAFSVAPEARLPPSLRNIFEEQKRDLGAPPPMDGSLARWARQGVLLLNTCLTVEDGKPASHANHGWEVLTDQIVEAVAERPGPVAFLLWGAHAQAGRARIAAGAARRIGVPPLVLCANHPSPLAARRGPKPFIGCGHFGRANAYLVDHGRPAITW, encoded by the coding sequence TTGCTGGAGGAAATCGAGCATTCCGGGCGGCCGGCAGCCCGTCTGCAGCGCTGGGAACCCGGACGCTGGGCAGTGGCGGATGACTGGCGGGGGCTGGTGGACGGGTTTCTGGCTAGTGCGGCGGGCCGGCAGCTCGCGCATTTCGTGCAGCGCCGGATCGCCGCCGGCGTGGTCGTCTACCCGCCGCAGCCGCTGCGCGCGCTCGAACTGACCGCGCTCGCGGCGGTGCGCGTCGTGATCCTGGGCCAGGACCCGTACCACGGACCGGGGCAGGCGGAAGGGCTGGCATTCTCGGTCGCGCCCGAGGCGCGACTGCCGCCGTCGCTGCGCAATATCTTCGAGGAACAGAAGCGCGACCTCGGGGCGCCGCCGCCGATGGACGGATCCCTCGCACGCTGGGCGCGCCAGGGCGTGCTGCTGCTCAATACCTGCCTGACGGTCGAGGACGGAAAGCCCGCCAGCCATGCGAACCATGGATGGGAAGTGCTCACTGACCAGATCGTCGAGGCGGTGGCGGAGCGTCCCGGCCCGGTTGCATTTTTGCTGTGGGGCGCGCATGCGCAGGCCGGGCGTGCGCGCATCGCCGCAGGCGCGGCGCGCCGGATCGGGGTGCCGCCGCTGGTGCTGTGCGCGAACCACCCGTCCCCACTGGCCGCGCGGCGCGGGCCCAAGCCTTTCATCGGCTGCGGCCATTTCGGCCGGGCCAATGCGTACCTCGTGGACCACGGCCGGCCGGCGATAACCTGGTAG
- a CDS encoding Indole-3-glycerol phosphate synthase, which yields MSDILQRITLAKREELAQAMPRMPLAAIRADAELRPSTRGFEGALRAKIAAGQAAVIAEIKKASPSRGVLREAFVPADIAQSYAEGDGRVSAACLSVLTDRPFFQGRIDHLKQARASCLLPVLRKDFMIDAWQIYESRAIGADCVLLIAAILDDAQLAEFEAIAHGLGMAVLVEVHDAAELERALRLKTPLIGINNRNLRTFEVSLDTTLSLLPQVPPDRLLVTESGILAPTDVRRMRAAGVHAFLVGEAFMRAEEPGLALARLFSV from the coding sequence ATGTCCGACATCCTGCAGCGCATCACCCTCGCCAAGCGCGAGGAACTGGCGCAGGCGATGCCGCGCATGCCGCTGGCCGCGATCCGCGCCGACGCCGAGTTGCGGCCGAGCACGCGCGGCTTCGAAGGCGCCTTGCGCGCGAAAATCGCTGCCGGCCAAGCGGCGGTGATCGCCGAGATCAAGAAGGCCAGCCCGTCGCGCGGCGTGCTGCGCGAGGCGTTCGTGCCGGCCGACATCGCGCAGAGCTATGCCGAGGGTGACGGCCGGGTCAGCGCCGCCTGCCTGTCGGTGCTGACCGATCGCCCGTTCTTCCAGGGCCGGATCGACCACCTGAAGCAGGCGCGCGCGTCCTGCCTGCTCCCGGTGCTGCGCAAGGACTTCATGATCGATGCGTGGCAGATCTACGAGTCGCGCGCGATCGGCGCCGACTGCGTGCTGCTGATCGCGGCGATCCTCGATGACGCGCAGCTCGCCGAGTTCGAGGCGATCGCGCATGGGCTCGGGATGGCGGTGCTGGTCGAGGTGCACGACGCGGCCGAGCTGGAGCGCGCGCTGCGGCTGAAGACCCCGCTGATCGGCATCAACAACCGCAATCTGCGCACGTTCGAGGTGAGCCTGGACACGACGTTGTCGCTGCTGCCCCAGGTACCGCCGGACCGGCTGCTGGTCACCGAATCGGGCATCCTCGCGCCGACCGATGTGCGGCGCATGCGCGCGGCCGGCGTGCACGCGTTCCTGGTCGGCGAGGCGTTCATGCGCGCCGAGGAGCCGGGGCTGGCGCTGGCGCGGCTGTTCTCGGTCTGA